ATCAGCGGCCAATTCCAGAATTCCTGACCATTCTATGGCCCCCCTGGCCAAATCCAGCCAATGGGACACCTCATTGATGACTGCACTGTCGCTGGTGGCGACAACCGCCCCCTCGTAAGGGAATTCCCGTTCCGGCACCGGCACCGCCCGCGCCTCTCCTGGAATCCGAAGGGATTTTAAACGCCGGCGGTAGATATCCGCAAGACGCCCGCTGTGACTCATGGGAGCGTCAAAAAGGAAGAGGACTCGATGCGGGCGAAATTCCTCCAAGAAACGAAAAAGGGTATCCACGGCCATTTCGCTGACTTCACTGAACCGAAAGCGGGCCGACTGACCCGCCAGATCCCGTAAGGCCCCGTCGTTGGACATCAGGAGTGGGCGGCCCAAAATGGCGCTCTCCAGGGTGATCTGAACATTGTGACCGTCCACTGCCAGCAATTGGGATTGCCAGCCTGCCCCCTTGCAGCACTTGGCGCGGCGTCGCAATCCTTTCTCCTGACTGAAAATTCCACGATGGAGGAGCATGCGCTCCATATGCGTCAACTGGTAGCGGTTTCCCACCCATTCCAGAGCGGCCTCGCGTGGATAACGCCGGTTTTGAAAGAAAAAAAAATCCGCACCCGCTTGAGAAATCAACCACCTGCGCTCTTTTGAAAGCATTGATTTGGTGGAATCTGTTTGTGGGGCGCTAAACCCCATCAGGTTGACCTGCATCATACACCGGTTACACTTCATGCATCTTTCGAGGATGCCGATTTTTGCAAGGATTCATCTCGCAGATCTTTCCTCAAAACCTTACCCACTATGGTTTTGGGCAAAGAATCACGAAATTCTACAGACTTCGGTACCTTGTAGATAGCCAGCCGCGTTTTGCAAAACTCTATGATCTCTTTTTCCGTAATATTTTGCCCCGGCTTGGCTACAATGAAAGCCTTCACCGTTTCCCCCCGATATGGATCCGGAATCCCCACAGCCACAGCATCCAATACTTTGGGATGTTCGTACAGGACCTCGTCGATTTCACGAGGATAAATATTGTATCCCCCAGCAATGATCATATCCTTCTTACGATCCACAATGAAAAAATATCCCTCTGCGTCCATTGTGGCGATGTCGCCGGTATACAGCCATCCGTTCCGCAAAGCATATTTCGTTTCTTCCGGCATTTTCCAATATCCCTGCATCACCTGAGGACCTCGAACGATCAACTCCCCTTCCTTCAGGACGGGCATTTCCTCTGTCCCATAT
This region of Desulforhabdus amnigena genomic DNA includes:
- a CDS encoding DUF434 domain-containing protein; translation: MISQAGADFFFFQNRRYPREAALEWVGNRYQLTHMERMLLHRGIFSQEKGLRRRAKCCKGAGWQSQLLAVDGHNVQITLESAILGRPLLMSNDGALRDLAGQSARFRFSEVSEMAVDTLFRFLEEFRPHRVLFLFDAPMSHSGRLADIYRRRLKSLRIPGEARAVPVPEREFPYEGAVVATSDSAVINEVSHWLDLARGAIEWSGILELAADFSSLILANPTEQYSLTDQSLF